One Zeugodacus cucurbitae isolate PBARC_wt_2022May chromosome 3, idZeuCucr1.2, whole genome shotgun sequence genomic region harbors:
- the LOC105216901 gene encoding angiopoietin-related protein 1 — MFCFVFFILLNYILISHIKFGFSQSIDTSTVCDCNCNVEIDLVKKFMNDLEEVRKSTDKIDTKASNIEQQLIENRATNPSSCMEAAATSLKSGVYKIKLEKMNITDLEVFCEEDVDFGGWLVIQRRQSGSVSFYRDWNDYKKGFGDLTGNYWIGLEKLHVLTSSCQQELYIQLQRRSGEKYHAKYAEFLIGPESQSYTLKKLGNYGGNAGDSLLQHLGNKFSTYDRDNDNSENNCAKVYEGAWWFFSCYKSHLNGVYNGDHFGVNWNELKKEESLSFAQMMIRPTQNCWRRLMLGNLNRYT; from the exons atgttttgctttgttttctttattttactgaattatattttaatttcgcaTATTAAATTTGGATTTAGTCAGAGTATTGATACGAGTACAGTGTGCGATTGCAATTGTAATGTGGAAATAGATCTCGTTAAGAAATTTATGAATGATTTAGAAGAGGTGCGAAAAAGTACCGATAAAATAGATACGAAAGCTTCGAACATCGAACAGCAGTTAATTGAAAATCG AGCAACAAATCCATCGAGTTGTATGGAAGCTGCAGCAACCAGTTTGAAGAGTGgcgtttataaaattaaacttgAAAAGATGAATATCACCGACTTGGAGGTATTTTGTGAAGAAGACGTCGATTTTGGAGGATGGTTAGTTATTCAACGGCGTCAAAGTGGCTCAGTAAGTTTTTATAGAGATTGGAATGACTATAAGAAGGGATTTGGCGATTTAACGGGAAACTATTGGATCGGTTTGGAAAAACTTCACGTGCTAACCAGCAGCTGTCAACAAGAGTTGTATATTCAACTACAAAGGCGTAGTGGCGAAAAATACCATGCAAAATATGCAGAGTTCCTTATTGGGCCTGAGTCACAGAGCTACACTTTGAAGAAATTGGGTAATTATGGCGGAAATGCTGGTGATTCCTTATTACAACATTTGGgaaacaaattttcaacataTGATCGTGATAATGATAATTCGGAAAACAATTGTGCAAAGGTGTATGAAGGTGCTTGGTGGTTTTTCAGTTGTTATAAAAG TCACCTAAATGGGGTCTACAATGGTGATCATTTCGGTGTGAATTGGaatgaattaaaaaaggaaGAATCCTTATCGTTTGCGCAAATGATGATACGACCAACCCAAAATTGCTGGAGACGATTGATGTTGGGCAATTTAAATCGATATACCTAA